Within the Bacteroidales bacterium genome, the region GGAAGTGGTGATTTGATGGTGCCTGTTTTCGATGTCGCTTTGACCGCTGCTCCCTGGTCAGTCGACGGTACGGCTACCGGACGGACTAATTTTGGGGTTTTCGGTTGTTTAATTTCCTTATCAACAATTACACTGTAGGGAGTTCCGTTTACTTCTAATTGTATGGTTTGTTCCTCAACACTGTTGATTTC harbors:
- a CDS encoding biotin/lipoyl-binding protein, whose amino-acid sequence is MNSVEEQTIQLEVNGTPYSVIVDKEIKQPKTPKLVRPVAVPSTDQGAAVKATSKTGTIKSPLPGTILEIFVKPGDKVSIGQKVLMLEAMKMENNIESDKAGTVTEVKVNQGSAVMEGDVLIVIGE